The genomic interval caacagaaaattacaagtgttggtgaggatgtggaagcattggaacccttgtgccctgttggtgggcatgtaaaaGCTGcgaccactgtggaaagcagcatGGCAGTTCCTTAGGAAAGTAAACagagtagccaggcatggtggctcacacctgtaatcccagcgcttttggaggccgaggtgggcggatcatctgagctcaggagttcgagaccagcctggccaacatggcaaaaccccgtctctactaaaaatacaaaaattagccaggcatggtggtgcatgcctgtaatctcagctactcaggaagctaaagcaggagaatcgcttgaacctggaaggcagaggttgcagtgagctgagatcatgccactgcactccagcctgggcaacagagcaacactccatctcaaaacaagaaaaagaaaagaaaattaaacatagagttactctatgacccagcaattccatgtctgggtatatattcaaaagaattgaatGTACATGTAGGTTTATtatggcactgttcacaatagcaaagacttggaactaacccaaatgcccatcaatgatagactggataaagaaaatgtggcacatatacaccatggaatactatgcagccataaaaaaggatgagttcatgtcctttgtaggaacatggatgaagctggaaaccatcgttctcggcaaactaacacaagaacagaaaaccaaacgctgcaAGTtctcctaagtgggagttgaacagtgagaacacatggacacagaaaggggaacatcacatgccagggcctgtcatggggcagggggctaggggagagatagcattaggagaaatacctgatgtagatgccaggttgatgggtgcagcaaaccaccgtggcacatgtattcctatgtaacaaacctgcatgttctgcacatgtatcccagaacttatagtataataaaaaaaaaatgaaaggatctcaaaaaaatatttgcacacccatgttcatagcaacgTTATTCACAAGAGTCAAAAGGTAGACGAGACCCAGGTACCCatgaacagatggatgaatgaacaaaatgtggtctgtcatacaatagaatatttttcagcctttaaaaggagaTAAATTCTGACACCTGCTCCAACATGGATGGACCCTGAGGACGTTATGCAGAGTGACATAAGCCATTCACCAagagacaaatactatatgattccacttataggagGCAGCTAGAGTTATCgaactcatagagacagaaagtaaaatgatggttgccagggagaagggaggagggagagtgagTGTTTAACGGGAAGAGTTTCACGATCACAAGGTgtaaaagttctggagatgaatggatggttgcacaacaatgtgaatcaACACTCCTGAACTCCACActcaaaatggttaagatggggccgggtgcggtagctcacgcctgtaatcccagcactttgggtggccaagatgggtggatcacctgaggtcaggagttcgagaccagcctgaccaacttggtgaaaccccgtcgctactaaaaatgcaaaaagtggTTGGGTgaggtggcgcattcctgtaatcccaactactcaggaggctgaggcaggagaatcacttgaacccaagagacggaggttgcagtgagccgatatcacaccactgcaatccagcctgggtgagatagagcaagactgcatctaaaaaaaaaaaaaaaaaaaaaggttaagatgttaaattttatgctACATGTATtttccacaatttttaaaaaaaatttaaatggccAGATGCGgtagctaatgcctgtaatcccagctcttggggaagctgaggcaggaggatcacttgagtccagcagttcaagatcagcctggacaacatagtgagacctccatagctacaaaaaataaaaaattagccaggcttggtggtgcacacctgtagtcctggctactctagaggctgaggcaggaagatggcttgagcccaggttcaaggctgcagtgagctgtgatcgtgccactgcactccagcctgggctacagagcgagactttgtctctaaaaattaactatttatgttaaaaattaatgtttttttaaattaagatggGATGAAGTCTCAAGAACAGATGCATTCACTTGAACCCCAGCCTCCCTCTGCTCCCAGCTTTGGCTTCAACAATTTCACCCTCATTCCAAACTCCTCCATTACATTCTGCTGGTCCAAACCTGGGTAGGTTTGCCAATTCTGCTTCCTCTGCCCGGAATCCTCTTCCCTCCTTTATCCTATTTTTTTGGCCAAACCCAGCTCAAACATCAGGTTTTGGAAGCCTTTTCCATCCTGACCACCCGCAACCCGCCCTGAAAGTCACCTGCTCTCCCACTGGGCCACAGCTTTGCCTCGATTGTGTTTCATCAGCCTCCTCTCACAGAGCGCTTACGGCTGCTTGTGCACATGTGCGTCTCCACTGTCAGCCATGGGGGGTGCTTTGGGGAAGGTGCATGAAGGATTGGTGGGAACCAGTCCTTTTCTCACCCACCCAGGACAGAAAGGAAAGACCCAAATACtagaccgggcacagtgacttaggcctgtaatcccagcactttgggaggctgaggtgggcggatgacctgaggtcacgaccagcctggtcaacatgatgaaaccccgtctctaccaaaaatacaaaaaattagatgagtgtggtggtgagcgcctgtaatcccagcgactagggaggctgaggagaattgcttgaacccgggaggcggaggttacagtgagctgagatcgcgctgctgcactccaacctgggccacaagagagaaactccgtctcaaaaaagggggggggcgcggggggagaaaaaaaaagacccaaatacTTGGAGACTGAATTTAATTAAAACGGGATTGTAATGGCCTTAAACATGCATGCTCATGACTTCATGGTGAATCTTCCACCTCTCTAGATTGTCAGCATGGGGTAGGTTCCTGAGCTGGTGCTGCTGCAATGTTGGGGCATCTCTAGGGGGCCATGAGGGCCCCACGAATCTCATGGAACAGATGAAACCAGTGGGAGATGGGTTGGGCTTGCAGCCTAGTCCCAGACTTAAGATTCCTCAGTAAACTGTGCCCAGCAGGGGAGGCGCTCATTGTTAAAGAAATGTGCCTAGcgatggctgggcgcagtggctcacacctggaatcccagcactttgggaggccaaggtgggtggatcataagttcaggagttcaagaccagcctggccaagatggtgaaaccccgtctctactaaaaatacaaaaaaaatagctgggcatggcggtgggcgcctgtaatcccagctactcaggaggctgagacacagaattgcttgaacccgggaggtggagattgcaggtgagctgagattgcaccactgcactccagcctaggcgacaagcgagactccatctcaaaaaaaaaaaagaaaagaaaagaaaagaaatgtgccTAGTGACACATGAGGCCTGGCAAATTGGCATGGGGGAGGTACTGAATAATGAAAACACTTTCAAAAGGCAACCTTGGACACTTTCATGCACTTAACCTAACCCAAGCCTTCAGGGGACTTGGGCCagattccccccaaaaaaagatgattataataaacataataaacagTAAAAGAGATCAATAATTTTTCAAAGGGCTCTACCCCCTGGGATATTTTAAAACCCACTGAAAGGCTAGAAGTAAAGAGGTCAGGAAGAAAtgagagtctagaaatagacacacacatatatcatcAATTGATTTATTACAAAGGTGCCAAGGCCATTAGAAGGAAAagggatagtctcttcaacaagtggtgctggaaCCATTGAATATTCTTATGCTGTAAATACTAAGAAACATCAACCCTGACCTCGCTCTTTgtaaaatattaactcaaaatggatcatagacctaaatgtaagagctgaaTTCATAAAGCAGCTAGAAAAAAGCAGTGGAGAACATCTTTGTGACCTTTAGTTAGGCAGAAATTTCTTAGATacgacaccaaaagcacaatctataatagaaaaaagagataaactggacttcatccgaatttaaaatatttgcttttcaaaaaccccattaagaaaatggaaaggggAGCCGCGGCTAAAGGTGCAGACATGGCCAAGTCCAAgaaccacaccacacacaaccagtCCCGAAAATGGCACAGAAATGGTATCAAGAAACCCCGATCACAAAGATACGAATCTCTTAAGGGGGTGGACCCCAAGTCCTTAGGAACATGCGCTTTACCAAGAAGCACAACAAGAAGGGCCTAAAGAAGATGCAGGCCAACAATGCCAAGGCCATGAGTGCACGTGCCGAGGCTGTCAAGGCCCTCGTAAAGCCCAAGGAGGTTAAGCCCAAGATCCCAAAGGGTGTCAGCCGCAAGCTTGATCAACTTGCCTACATTGCCCACCCCAAGCTTGGGAAGCGTGCTCATGCTCGCATTGCCAAGGGGCTCCGGCTGTGCCGGCCAAAGGCCAAGGCCAAGGATCAAACCAAGGCTCAGGCTGCAGCTCCAGCTTCAATTccagctcaggctcccaaaggTGCCCAGGCCACTACAAAGGCTACAGAGTAGGTATCTCTGTGTGCCAACGTGAGGACAGAAGGACTGGTgcgaccccccacccccacctccggGCTGCCACCTGCATGGCGCTGTGGTCCTCCTGTGCTGTTTGTACAAATaaacctgaggcaggaaaaaaaaaaaaaagaaagaaagaaagaaaaaaagaaaatggaaagaggctgggcacagtggctcaagcctgtaatcccagcactttgggaggccgagacgggcggatcacgaggtcaggagatcgagaccatcctggctaacacagtgaaaccccgtctctactaaaaaatacaaaaaactagccagccgggcgtggcggcaggcacctgtagtcccagttacttgggaggctgaggcgggagaatggcctaaacccgggaggcggagcttgcagtgagctgagatccggccactgcactccagcctgggcgacagagcgagactctgtctcaaaaaaaaaaaaaagaaaatgga from Rhinopithecus roxellana isolate Shanxi Qingling chromosome 6, ASM756505v1, whole genome shotgun sequence carries:
- the LOC104668117 gene encoding LOW QUALITY PROTEIN: 60S ribosomal protein L29 (The sequence of the model RefSeq protein was modified relative to this genomic sequence to represent the inferred CDS: inserted 1 base in 1 codon) encodes the protein MAKSKNHTTHNQSRKWHRNGIKKPRSQRYESLKGVDPKXLRNMRFTKKHNKKGLKKMQANNAKAMSARAEAVKALVKPKEVKPKIPKGVSRKLDQLAYIAHPKLGKRAHARIAKGLRLCRPKAKAKDQTKAQAAAPASIPAQAPKGAQATTKATE